A single window of Neospora caninum Liverpool complete genome, chromosome XII DNA harbors:
- a CDS encoding SRS domain-containing protein, producing the protein MALSPLRQDKRWASVSENGRRIPNRFCSTGVSFVIFLCTLLTVSLRLVAPATAMGKSNVCTYEGIPVLLRIKKQGEAVTFKCGAVQPYVLPAKVEQHYTSYCRDSLCMETSPLSGVTVTATPGDLLADTEYKITASEALPERPYTMYFVCTSENPAGDVKHRHEMTGVEPFALYQEKRCQVQVSVWGATPPAEFDSKYECGSDVTHVAHTIDEADSSFTFRCGPDRFLSPGILDVYVEPPGYVDIHSLDTMLPYADLYEHQSSTSDVTPAYTLSVKKLQKKRERKLGYLCLPESMDAQICNVVITVINTNYDPQTGVDNGVSDHASTLPVFVLVGVVCLYTGWAYSG; encoded by the exons ATGGCGTTGAGTCCGTTGCGGCAAGACAAGCGCTGGGCGTCCGTTTCGGAGAACGGCCGACGGATTCCGAACCGTTTTTGCTCTACCGGAGTGTCCTTTGTGATTTTTTTGTGCACATTGCTGACTGTTTCCCTTCGGCTCGTAGCGCCCGCCACAGCCATGGGAAAGTCGAATGTATGCACTTACGAAGGCATCCCGGTTCTTCTGCGTATAAAGAAGCAGGGTGAGGCGGTCACGTTCAAGTGCGGCGCGGTCCAGCCCTATGTTCTTCCTGCGAAAGTCGAGCAACACTACACATCGTATTGTCGAGACTCACTATGCATGGAAACGTCCCCCCTCAGCGGTGTCACCGTAACCGCAACCCCTGGAGACTTGCTGGCGGACACCGAGTACAAAATTACTGCCTCTGAGGCCCTCCCTGAACGGCCCTACACAATGTACTTCGTTTGCACGTCGGAAAATCCCGCAGGGGATGTGAAACATCGACATGAAATGACGGGTGTGGAACCGTTTGCCCTATATCAAGAAAAACGGTGCCAGGTACAGGTTTCCGTTTGGGGAGCGACGCCGCCCGCGGAGTTTGATTCAAAGT ATGAATGCGGATCTGATGTGACACACGTCGCCCACACGATTGATGAGGCCGACTCGTCGTTCACATTTCGTTGCGGCCCGGACAGATTTCTTTCTCCCGGCATCTTGGATGTATATGTAGAGCCACCAGGGTACGTGGACATACATTCCTTGGACACCATGCTTCCTTACGCGGATCTGTACGAGCATCAATCCTCTACTTCGGACGTCACTCCCGCGTACACACTTAGCGTCAAAAAAttgcagaaaaaaagagagaggaaactggGCTACCTTTGTTTGCCAGAGTCTATGGATGCTCAAATATGCAATGTGGTGATCACTGTTATCAACACCAACTATGACCCTCAAACAGGCGTGGACAACGGGGTTTCAGACCATGCGTCGACTCTGCCTGTTTTTGTCCTGGTTGGAGTGGTGTGCCTTTACACAGGTTGGGCATACAGTGGTTAA
- a CDS encoding AFR552Cp, related: MSTTNPEIRETEWDALQRKFGNLPKLPDVVTEEQLTREVVDAAEKVDTLASKSLRELDALEDEVEEDVLEKYRRKRLEEIQRKQKLERKAKKSGTWVVVHLYQNAIPACKALNEILPQLAQRHREIKFMKGIATDIIPNYPDSKVPTLLLYFGGTCRAQVVGLQKEWAEEGDATRKLATLQGLERFLAKYGVLNSGDTGCRDESDGDSSEEESRRGARHLRISYGQSGGKSRARDDESDEEKERTRNKGYSSVGFDNKIQRGY; encoded by the exons ATGTCGACGACAAACCCAGAAATCCGGGAAACAGAGTGGGACGCCTTGCAGCGGAAGTTCGGAAACCTGCCGAAGCTGCCAGATGTCGTGACAGAGGAGCAGCTGACTCGAGAGGTCGTTGACGCGGCTGAGAAGGTGGACACGCTTGCGAGCAAAAGCCTCAGAGAACTGGATGCGCTAGAAGATGAAGTAGAGGAAGACGTCCTCGAGAAGTATCGGCGCAAGAGACTGGAGGAAATCcaaaggaagcagaaactCGAAAg gaaggcgaagaaaagtggAACATGGGTCGTGGTGCACCTCTACCAGAACGCGATACCGGCGTGCAAAGCTCTCAACGAAATTCTTCCGCAGCTCGCTCAGCGACACCGCGAGATCAAATTCATGAAAGGCATCGCCACTGACATTATCCCAAACTACCCCGACTCGAAGGTTCCAACGCTGCTTCTCTACTTTGGGGGAACGTGCCGCGCCCAGGTCGTCGGACTGCAGAAAGAGTgggcagaagaaggagacgccacACGGAAACTCGCCACGCTTCAAGGACTCGAAAGATTCCTGG cCAAATACGGCGTTCtgaacagcggagacactggCTGCCGGGatgagagcgacggagacagctcggaggaggagagcaggcgaggcgcacgTCACCTGCGCATCTCGTATGGCCAGTCGGGAGGGAAAAGTCGAGCGAGAGATgacgaaagcgacgaagaaaaggagagaacaagaaacaaAGGGTACTCGTCTGTGGGCTTCGATAACAAAATTCAACGAGGTTACTGA